A portion of the Pirellulales bacterium genome contains these proteins:
- a CDS encoding RNase H family protein — MSIPAPHFLLFSEARGKKRQGQWRFVLQAADGSATFEAEDLEPEIGGERLELLAVIRGLEALDQPSRVTLFTPSKYVSRGIAYGLEEWRRNGWNWECFGEMVPVKNRDLWQRLDQALNYHSIEFRTQRAGEAEAAEASVVSALGDATGDLAPLPKALTAQGNGIADKSAVTVKSRSPVSGRWLAARLGRSLRERAESWKLRCGQLGTALFPTPWLE; from the coding sequence ATGAGCATTCCAGCACCGCATTTCCTCCTCTTCAGCGAGGCGAGGGGGAAAAAAAGGCAGGGCCAATGGAGGTTTGTCCTGCAAGCGGCCGACGGATCGGCGACCTTCGAAGCTGAGGATTTAGAGCCTGAGATCGGCGGCGAACGGCTGGAACTGTTGGCCGTCATCCGCGGTCTCGAGGCCCTCGATCAACCCTCACGAGTCACCCTGTTCACGCCCAGCAAATACGTCAGCCGCGGCATCGCCTACGGTCTCGAAGAGTGGCGCCGCAACGGCTGGAACTGGGAGTGCTTCGGCGAAATGGTGCCGGTGAAGAACCGCGACCTCTGGCAGCGGCTCGACCAAGCACTGAATTATCACAGCATCGAGTTCCGCACTCAGAGGGCCGGCGAAGCTGAAGCCGCCGAGGCCTCCGTAGTGAGCGCCCTCGGTGACGCCACGGGCGACCTGGCGCCGCTTCCCAAAGCCCTCACCGCCCAAGGCAACGGCATCGCCGACAAATCGGCTGTCACCGTCAAAAGCCGCTCGCCAGTGAGCGGTCGCTGGCTCGCCGCCCGACTCGGCCGCTCACTGCGCGAACGTGCGGAAAGCTGGAAGCTACGTTGCGGCCAGCTTGGAACCGCCTTGTTTCCCACGCCTTGGCTCGAGTAG